A genomic stretch from bacterium includes:
- a CDS encoding PTS mannose transporter subunit IID: MNRLIHAVIIGHAKFAQGMLSAAESIVGRQEGVIAVSNEGLGELEMVRSIEEKLDSYEGDLYVFVDLFGGSSFNACRQLKQKHKGWRLVSGVNLPMLVTYLTYRTRLKGSQLLSKTLESGKRGMEKFD; encoded by the coding sequence ATGAATAGGCTGATTCATGCCGTCATAATCGGCCACGCTAAGTTTGCGCAGGGAATGCTTTCGGCGGCTGAAAGTATCGTGGGAAGGCAGGAAGGCGTTATAGCGGTATCAAACGAAGGACTCGGCGAGCTAGAGATGGTGAGATCGATTGAAGAGAAGCTGGATTCATACGAGGGTGATTTGTACGTTTTTGTTGACCTCTTCGGAGGCAGCTCGTTCAATGCATGCAGGCAGCTTAAACAGAAACATAAGGGCTGGCGGTTGGTTTCCGGGGTAAACCTTCCTATGCTGGTTACGTATTTAACCTATAGGACAAGACTCAAGGGAAGCCAGCTTTTGTCTAAAACTCTCGAGTCCGGGAAAAGAGGTATGGAAAAGTTTGATTAA
- a CDS encoding AMP-binding protein, producing the protein MNIPTVRGPLKIETIPRMFRRAAETYPDHPALLMERENLRQEFTYRELRERVEYLARSLRKLGFKHGDKIGLIGENCPDWEASYLGIQWAGCTVVPIDRMLKAPEIRHILRNSDSMGIISTSSSVEVVDEAISEIDRKFKKIVIGKVSKGWLSHESLVTEGCELPQVEPPINMEDTAALLYTSGTTGQAKGVILTHRNIASNVSGAYQVLDFNESDIFLSVLPLHHSFEATCGFILPMCCGCKIVFSPSLKSKEILETLAKNGVTLMLGVPLLFEKIVEGVQRNVREAPPFKRFVFNAGMNIGKIAKGISKAMFTSVRKTMGMDKVRYLVSGAAALAPWASSFMERLGLPVLQGYGLTETSPVISVNRFANPDNLSVGPVIPGFEIKIDEPDANGNGEIMVRGESVMKGYYKNEEATREVLSKDGWLRTGDLGRLDQRGFLFITGRAKNMIVTAAGKNVYPEEVEAVVGQNPYISEILVIGYHNDATGREEVHAIIVPNFELLDAEKPEISESELEEFMRAQVFKECEKLADYKRIKHFEIHEEELPKTTTKKVKRYLFDKKPVKV; encoded by the coding sequence ATGAATATACCGACTGTTCGTGGACCTTTGAAGATTGAAACCATACCACGGATGTTCAGGCGTGCGGCTGAAACATATCCCGATCATCCCGCCCTTCTCATGGAGCGCGAAAATTTAAGACAGGAGTTCACGTACAGGGAGCTCCGGGAGAGGGTTGAGTATCTTGCGCGTTCACTTCGCAAACTGGGGTTTAAGCACGGTGATAAGATAGGACTCATTGGAGAAAACTGCCCTGATTGGGAAGCAAGTTATCTTGGTATCCAGTGGGCTGGGTGTACGGTCGTGCCAATAGACAGAATGCTTAAAGCTCCTGAAATACGTCATATCCTTCGCAATTCGGATTCCATGGGTATTATCTCCACCTCCTCGTCCGTAGAAGTGGTAGATGAGGCAATTTCCGAGATAGACAGGAAATTCAAAAAAATAGTAATCGGAAAGGTCTCAAAAGGGTGGCTCTCCCACGAATCTCTTGTAACGGAAGGCTGCGAACTACCCCAGGTAGAACCTCCAATTAATATGGAGGATACTGCGGCTCTTCTCTACACCTCCGGGACGACCGGCCAGGCTAAGGGTGTCATCCTCACGCACCGCAACATTGCATCGAACGTTTCAGGCGCCTACCAGGTGCTCGATTTCAACGAATCGGATATATTCCTATCTGTTCTTCCTCTGCACCACAGTTTTGAGGCGACATGCGGCTTCATTCTACCAATGTGCTGCGGATGCAAAATAGTCTTCTCGCCGAGCTTGAAATCAAAAGAGATACTCGAAACTCTCGCGAAGAACGGCGTCACCCTTATGCTGGGCGTGCCCCTCCTGTTTGAAAAAATCGTAGAAGGGGTTCAGAGAAACGTAAGAGAGGCACCGCCCTTCAAGCGCTTCGTCTTCAACGCCGGAATGAATATCGGAAAGATAGCAAAAGGCATCTCGAAGGCTATGTTCACAAGCGTCCGAAAAACAATGGGCATGGACAAGGTGCGTTACCTCGTATCCGGCGCTGCGGCGCTCGCGCCCTGGGCGTCGAGCTTCATGGAACGCCTCGGCCTGCCGGTTCTTCAGGGCTACGGGCTGACCGAGACATCGCCGGTGATCTCGGTAAACCGCTTCGCCAATCCCGATAATCTCTCGGTAGGTCCGGTAATTCCAGGCTTCGAGATAAAGATAGACGAGCCTGACGCAAACGGCAACGGCGAGATAATGGTTCGCGGAGAGTCGGTCATGAAAGGGTATTACAAGAACGAGGAGGCTACACGCGAGGTTTTATCGAAAGACGGATGGCTTCGCACGGGCGACCTGGGGAGATTGGACCAGCGCGGCTTCCTCTTCATCACCGGACGCGCCAAAAATATGATAGTGACGGCTGCGGGTAAGAACGTTTATCCGGAGGAGGTTGAAGCGGTCGTCGGCCAGAATCCCTACATCTCAGAGATACTCGTAATAGGCTATCACAATGATGCTACCGGACGCGAGGAGGTTCACGCCATTATCGTGCCCAACTTCGAGCTTCTCGATGCCGAGAAACCGGAGATAAGCGAGTCAGAGCTTGAGGAGTTCATGCGCGCTCAGGTTTTCAAGGAATGCGAGAAACTCGCCGACTACAAGCGCATCAAGCACTTCGAGATTCACGAGGAAGAGTTGCCCAAGACCACTACAAAGAAGGTCAAACGGTACCTGTTCGACAAAAAGCCGGTCAAGGTATAG
- a CDS encoding AMP-binding protein translates to MLDVPRYYPALELETIPRMFIKAAGKFKDKELYFMERGNTKQQFNYAEGLTRVRNLAASLRKIGAKPDSKIAVIGDNCPDWEITYLAIQWAGATVVPLDRMLKMTEIRHILENSDSIAVIATAEYVEIVDEALSGVKRKFTKISIYENKQSKEWLPFDRLVSEGSKLDAPEPPENLDSVAAILYTSGTTGQAKGVMLTHRNIASNISGLYECFGFDSSDVFVSILPLHHSFEATCGFLCAVVVGAKIAFSPSLKSKDIIDTLGKHGATIVLGVPLLYEKMAEGVMRNVKSSSALKRLVFNTGMGLGKVSKGISKAMFSSVRKALGMQNVRYLVAGGAALVPWVGSFMERLGLPIFQGYGMTEASPVIAVSRGKVMDIASVGPMLPGFEDVKIDDPDENGNGEIMVKGPSVMKGYYKNPEATAAVLSEDGWLRTGDLGKLDKRGFLYITGRAKNMIVTAAGKNVYPEEIEAVVGKNPYISEIIVYGHRNEATEREEIHAVIVPNYELIDQTKPGVSEEQLEEMMKTEVFKECEKLADYKRIKHFEIHAEELPKTTTNKVKRYLFAKKPIRV, encoded by the coding sequence ATGCTTGACGTACCTCGATATTATCCAGCGCTTGAACTCGAAACAATACCTCGAATGTTCATTAAGGCGGCCGGGAAATTCAAGGATAAGGAACTTTATTTTATGGAGAGAGGGAACACAAAACAGCAATTCAACTACGCCGAAGGGTTGACAAGGGTCAGAAACCTTGCGGCATCCTTAAGGAAAATAGGGGCAAAACCCGACTCCAAAATAGCCGTCATTGGCGACAACTGCCCCGACTGGGAGATTACGTATCTTGCGATTCAATGGGCAGGAGCGACAGTGGTTCCCCTGGACAGGATGCTCAAGATGACGGAGATAAGGCATATTCTTGAAAATTCGGACTCAATTGCCGTTATTGCGACAGCCGAGTACGTCGAAATTGTTGACGAAGCTCTTTCCGGCGTCAAAAGAAAGTTCACGAAAATATCGATATACGAGAATAAGCAGAGCAAGGAATGGCTCCCGTTTGACCGGTTAGTTTCCGAAGGTTCAAAGCTTGATGCTCCCGAGCCGCCGGAGAATCTGGATTCGGTGGCGGCCATACTTTACACGTCAGGCACTACTGGCCAGGCCAAGGGTGTTATGTTGACCCATCGCAACATCGCTTCGAACATATCAGGGCTGTACGAATGCTTCGGGTTTGACTCATCGGATGTTTTCGTCTCTATATTACCCCTCCACCACTCCTTCGAGGCGACATGCGGATTTCTCTGCGCAGTAGTCGTAGGAGCCAAGATAGCTTTCTCGCCAAGCCTAAAGTCGAAGGACATCATAGATACGCTGGGAAAGCACGGAGCGACCATCGTTCTTGGTGTCCCCCTTCTTTACGAAAAGATGGCCGAGGGCGTCATGAGAAACGTCAAGAGTTCATCCGCGCTTAAGCGCCTTGTTTTCAACACAGGCATGGGACTGGGGAAAGTATCCAAAGGTATCTCAAAGGCCATGTTCTCTAGCGTGCGCAAGGCTTTAGGGATGCAGAATGTCCGCTATCTTGTTGCAGGAGGCGCGGCGCTTGTACCCTGGGTAGGCAGCTTTATGGAGCGCCTCGGCTTGCCGATATTCCAGGGTTACGGCATGACAGAAGCGTCACCAGTAATAGCTGTGAGCAGGGGCAAGGTGATGGATATAGCCTCGGTTGGTCCGATGCTCCCGGGCTTCGAGGACGTTAAAATCGACGATCCGGACGAGAACGGAAACGGAGAGATAATGGTAAAGGGCCCCTCGGTCATGAAGGGCTATTACAAGAACCCTGAGGCCACTGCCGCGGTTCTTTCCGAAGACGGCTGGCTTCGCACCGGAGACCTTGGCAAGCTGGACAAGAGGGGATTTCTTTACATTACCGGCCGGGCGAAAAACATGATCGTCACCGCCGCAGGAAAGAATGTGTACCCGGAGGAGATAGAAGCCGTGGTAGGCAAGAATCCATACATATCTGAGATAATCGTTTACGGTCACCGTAATGAAGCCACGGAAAGAGAAGAGATTCACGCCGTAATTGTCCCTAATTACGAACTGATTGATCAGACAAAACCAGGCGTCTCAGAAGAGCAACTCGAGGAAATGATGAAGACTGAGGTTTTCAAGGAATGCGAGAAGCTCGCAGACTACAAGAGAATAAAGCACTTTGAAATTCATGCTGAAGAACTACCCAAAACAACAACCAACAAAGTCAAGCGCTATCTTTTCGCAAAGAAGCCTATTCGCGTGTAG
- a CDS encoding T9SS type A sorting domain-containing protein produces the protein MKKVLLLLLALSFAVFGALPERRVMLELFTSTTCPPCVAGNASLTSIISNSGKYVAAVRYHMYWPNPGNDPFYHYNTAENGARRSNYGCNSVPMLFIDGVQSNITQLAVDSRHNVPSPFSMKAYRSYDNFTAYSADQGSGMFVVEIKNEDSKAYSFSLFGALVENDVAYTGTNGDPMHHQVMIDMIPYAYGLKVDIEPGETKSIGYDYNVDDTVKLLNTLLEPTGEVHIVDAKKCELVFWCQDKTTKEIYQSAKVAVEGSKPLFVEELEVSDASGDGIISKDEEAYVHAKIRNGSSAKMSKVHMLVEVDNTGILVVKGSYEIPEIPANGSVTISGKEIVIKGGSAYDGKEFNLKCYAGSGSTDASLGWSTKKLNSGISETGTGAFAPAFPSVARAGSSIKLAGFGGIAGECRITMFDASGRLVEGLYAGRASGLNELTIPSVPGGLYFIRVETSAGKQTYKVVLLD, from the coding sequence ATGAAGAAAGTGCTATTACTATTACTGGCGTTAAGCTTTGCGGTTTTTGGAGCGTTGCCCGAAAGAAGGGTTATGCTCGAGCTTTTCACAAGTACAACCTGCCCTCCCTGCGTGGCGGGAAACGCATCGCTTACTTCAATAATAAGCAACAGCGGAAAGTACGTTGCGGCGGTACGCTACCATATGTACTGGCCAAACCCCGGCAACGACCCGTTCTACCATTACAACACCGCGGAGAACGGAGCCAGAAGAAGCAACTACGGCTGCAATTCAGTGCCAATGCTTTTCATCGATGGAGTTCAGTCGAACATCACACAGCTCGCAGTGGACTCAAGGCATAATGTTCCTTCGCCGTTCAGCATGAAGGCGTATCGGAGCTACGATAACTTCACCGCTTATAGCGCTGATCAGGGTTCCGGTATGTTTGTAGTCGAGATAAAGAACGAGGACTCGAAGGCTTATTCATTCAGTCTTTTCGGAGCGCTTGTAGAGAACGATGTTGCGTACACGGGCACGAACGGCGACCCAATGCATCATCAGGTCATGATCGACATGATTCCTTATGCTTACGGACTCAAGGTCGATATAGAGCCAGGCGAGACGAAGAGCATCGGTTACGACTACAATGTCGACGATACGGTAAAGTTGCTCAATACACTGCTTGAGCCTACGGGTGAAGTTCATATCGTGGACGCAAAGAAGTGCGAGCTCGTGTTCTGGTGCCAGGACAAGACTACCAAGGAGATTTACCAGTCGGCAAAGGTCGCCGTCGAAGGCTCAAAGCCTTTGTTCGTTGAGGAGCTTGAGGTCTCGGATGCGTCTGGAGACGGCATAATCTCGAAAGACGAAGAGGCGTACGTTCATGCAAAGATAAGGAACGGTTCATCGGCCAAGATGAGCAAGGTGCACATGCTCGTTGAGGTTGACAACACCGGCATCCTGGTCGTAAAAGGCTCATACGAGATACCCGAAATACCGGCCAACGGAAGCGTAACAATCTCCGGCAAAGAGATTGTTATAAAGGGCGGCTCCGCATACGACGGCAAGGAGTTCAATCTGAAGTGCTACGCCGGTTCAGGCTCGACTGACGCATCGCTAGGATGGTCGACGAAAAAGCTGAACTCGGGGATATCTGAAACCGGAACTGGCGCTTTTGCGCCAGCTTTCCCGTCTGTAGCAAGAGCCGGCTCCTCAATAAAACTTGCAGGATTCGGCGGGATTGCAGGCGAATGCAGGATAACGATGTTCGACGCTTCAGGCAGGCTGGTAGAAGGTCTTTATGCAGGAAGAGCGTCCGGTCTTAATGAACTAACGATCCCCAGCGTACCTGGAGGCCTCTACTTCATAAGAGTTGAGACCTCGGCGGGGAAGCAAACGTACAAAGTAGTTCTGCTCGATTGA
- a CDS encoding TlpA family protein disulfide reductase, which translates to MSMKKIATLLFGAAILLTGATVQSFSAKDLNGKTLTLDSLMGSKLTIISFWSTSCGPCKEELVLLDSLYKIYKDSGLAVIAVNIDSKKTLAQVAPMVKSYGWKFKVLLDPDANVMRQFKVSPIPHSFYIKPDKTLLKSVIGYTKKDAATISETIRKAVHGNYQTS; encoded by the coding sequence ATGAGTATGAAAAAGATAGCGACTTTGTTGTTTGGAGCGGCAATTTTATTAACAGGAGCTACTGTACAGAGTTTTTCCGCTAAAGACCTTAACGGAAAAACCTTAACCCTTGATTCACTAATGGGTTCCAAGCTGACCATAATCTCCTTCTGGAGTACTTCGTGCGGACCATGCAAGGAGGAACTGGTTCTTCTGGATAGTCTTTACAAGATCTACAAGGATTCAGGTCTTGCTGTGATTGCAGTAAACATAGACTCGAAGAAAACCCTTGCACAAGTCGCCCCAATGGTGAAGAGTTACGGGTGGAAGTTCAAGGTTCTCTTAGACCCTGATGCAAACGTTATGCGTCAGTTCAAAGTAAGTCCAATACCGCACTCCTTCTACATAAAACCTGACAAGACGCTTCTTAAATCCGTCATAGGCTATACCAAGAAGGATGCGGCAACGATATCGGAAACTATACGCAAGGCCGTTCACGGGAATTATCAGACATCGTAA
- the raiA gene encoding ribosome-associated translation inhibitor RaiA, translating to MTTRLTGRHVEITPALKSYIDKKFAKLDRYSMHIVDSELILYRENNFEWAEGVLHLKNDKITTRVKASSFDQAIHDLTDKLVRQMERFEGKHRAKVRPKRAAGANSAEAE from the coding sequence ATGACCACAAGATTGACTGGTCGCCATGTCGAAATCACCCCTGCACTTAAGTCATATATAGATAAGAAGTTTGCTAAACTTGACCGCTACAGCATGCACATAGTGGATTCTGAGCTCATACTGTACCGTGAAAATAACTTCGAGTGGGCTGAGGGTGTCCTCCACCTGAAGAACGACAAGATAACAACCCGTGTTAAGGCTTCAAGCTTCGATCAGGCGATTCATGACCTTACGGATAAGCTTGTCCGGCAGATGGAGAGGTTCGAAGGAAAGCATCGCGCAAAGGTCAGACCGAAGCGTGCGGCAGGAGCAAACTCAGCAGAAGCCGAATGA
- a CDS encoding T9SS type A sorting domain-containing protein, protein MKKILFIAAIILLLPVAVFAGTRNKVLGMLFTSTTCPPCVAANAALDQVLAERESTLAVVRFHMNWPSPGNDPWYHYDPAMNNFWRAMYAIDAVPTFVADGMTAGVSTSIVDMKAAEPTTLQISIYRQYPVSSLYESGNGKVKVELYNEDKNEATFKLYGALTESEVLYTGTNGDPEHDQAVFDMIPEYDGTLVTLKKYERKMFEFDFTTNHTINTTPDPHDVVAGNCELVFWCQEASGKLIYNAAKAKVVGADSAAPVMILSNIQVFDSNQNGSLEPSEEAEVKVTITNSSDSPIENAHVFLTIDDTKVDVIDGYAEIPLIAPGEAYVVEESKGDGLKLKTKSSYVKDTPFDMTAEAGSGEGYWSSYVQPLGINEETKPEFWTSVASVITTSNTAISLSLPASGAVELNLFDVSGARVKTLYSGSLNAGRHELPISLDNLSNGVYFVRIAAGENTSVSKVVVSR, encoded by the coding sequence ATGAAAAAAATCCTCTTTATCGCAGCCATAATACTGCTGTTGCCGGTTGCCGTTTTCGCCGGCACTCGAAACAAAGTATTGGGCATGCTTTTCACAAGCACGACGTGTCCGCCGTGCGTTGCGGCAAATGCGGCGCTCGATCAGGTTCTCGCCGAGCGCGAAAGCACGCTCGCGGTCGTTCGCTTTCACATGAACTGGCCCTCGCCGGGCAATGACCCATGGTATCATTACGACCCGGCTATGAACAACTTCTGGAGAGCGATGTACGCTATCGATGCAGTTCCTACGTTCGTTGCGGACGGAATGACCGCCGGAGTATCCACATCCATCGTCGATATGAAAGCGGCTGAACCAACAACGCTTCAGATTTCCATTTACAGGCAGTATCCGGTCTCATCCCTATACGAATCCGGTAACGGAAAGGTCAAGGTTGAGCTTTATAATGAAGACAAGAACGAAGCAACATTCAAACTCTACGGCGCTTTAACCGAAAGCGAAGTCCTTTACACGGGAACGAACGGCGACCCCGAACACGATCAAGCCGTGTTCGATATGATTCCGGAATACGATGGAACCCTCGTCACTTTGAAAAAATACGAGAGAAAGATGTTCGAGTTCGATTTTACAACCAACCACACTATCAATACGACCCCTGACCCGCATGACGTTGTAGCCGGGAACTGCGAACTCGTGTTCTGGTGTCAGGAAGCCTCGGGCAAGCTTATATACAATGCCGCCAAGGCAAAGGTCGTTGGAGCCGACTCCGCAGCTCCTGTGATGATTCTCTCGAACATTCAGGTTTTTGACAGCAACCAGAACGGAAGCCTGGAGCCCAGCGAAGAAGCTGAAGTAAAAGTCACTATAACGAACTCTTCCGACTCTCCCATTGAGAACGCTCACGTATTCCTGACCATAGATGATACAAAAGTTGACGTGATAGACGGTTATGCCGAGATTCCCTTGATTGCCCCCGGTGAGGCTTACGTTGTTGAAGAGTCAAAAGGCGACGGACTTAAGCTCAAAACCAAGAGCAGTTATGTTAAAGATACACCCTTCGATATGACTGCCGAAGCCGGCTCCGGAGAAGGCTACTGGTCTTCCTACGTTCAGCCCCTCGGGATCAATGAAGAAACGAAACCTGAGTTCTGGACAAGCGTTGCGTCTGTCATAACCACCTCTAATACCGCTATCTCCCTTTCACTGCCTGCGTCCGGAGCGGTTGAACTCAACCTTTTCGACGTATCCGGCGCAAGAGTCAAGACCCTCTACTCGGGCAGTCTCAACGCTGGTAGGCACGAACTCCCCATCTCGCTCGACAATTTGTCCAACGGCGTGTACTTCGTAAGAATCGCTGCAGGCGAAAACACATCGGTCAGCAAGGTTGTAGTTTCCAGGTAA
- a CDS encoding Omp28-related outer membrane protein: MKKTLLFALLLAIPFIGFAQFERNVCVEVGTGTWCQYCPGAALGVDDLDSAYGSRVVPIENHNGDIFAFVESDARNSFYGITGYPTAVFDGMTKSIGGSHTQSMYPNYNPIVQSRFAVPSPLDIQLAVTFNASTWEGTVTATVINGTTTLGKITGKIHFVVLESHIPYSWQGQSVLDFVNRDMLPDAQGTDITINKGDTVVVEKDFTIDQEWPSNTHNITNFEIACFVQEAVSYFPAEVYQAARTGIVPDLSAEIVDTKIKSEDGLLHPGQTSNFVVTLLNSGEDSWASMSGVLSTADNNVQVVDSLGEWDAADPGEEVTNDDNSFKLKLKSGAPDGYSPVLNLTIEDNLGRGQELVGFEPFKPGISEDKGSFFNFSIPSVVSSNGVAAISVASPTAGRLDIFDASGRLVKNLYNGHLSAGANILPFSVDNLATGTYFIKLNAGERSTIKKLVVVR, translated from the coding sequence ATGAAAAAAACCTTGCTATTCGCATTGCTGCTGGCAATCCCTTTTATAGGATTCGCCCAGTTCGAGAGGAACGTATGCGTTGAAGTAGGCACAGGTACATGGTGCCAGTATTGTCCGGGCGCCGCTCTTGGCGTGGACGACTTAGACTCGGCCTATGGTTCAAGGGTCGTTCCTATCGAAAACCACAATGGCGACATCTTCGCCTTTGTTGAATCAGATGCCCGCAATTCTTTTTACGGCATCACCGGCTACCCGACAGCGGTGTTCGACGGAATGACGAAATCAATTGGAGGCAGCCACACCCAGTCAATGTATCCCAATTATAATCCAATAGTTCAAAGCCGTTTTGCCGTTCCCTCGCCGCTCGATATACAGCTTGCTGTCACATTCAACGCTTCGACATGGGAGGGCACAGTAACAGCAACCGTAATTAACGGAACCACTACCCTAGGAAAAATAACGGGTAAAATCCATTTCGTAGTGCTTGAATCCCACATACCTTACAGCTGGCAGGGTCAGAGCGTACTCGATTTCGTCAACCGCGACATGTTACCTGATGCGCAGGGAACGGATATCACCATAAATAAGGGTGATACTGTAGTCGTAGAGAAAGACTTCACAATCGACCAGGAATGGCCTTCAAACACGCATAATATTACCAACTTCGAGATAGCGTGTTTTGTTCAGGAAGCCGTTTCCTATTTCCCCGCAGAGGTGTATCAGGCGGCAAGAACAGGAATCGTTCCCGATCTCTCCGCCGAGATAGTTGACACGAAGATTAAGAGCGAGGACGGTTTACTCCATCCCGGACAGACATCCAACTTCGTCGTTACGCTCCTCAACAGTGGAGAAGATTCATGGGCAAGCATGAGCGGCGTTCTCTCAACGGCTGACAACAACGTCCAGGTAGTGGACTCTCTGGGAGAATGGGACGCTGCCGATCCAGGCGAAGAAGTAACTAACGACGATAACTCGTTTAAACTCAAGCTTAAGTCAGGCGCTCCTGACGGATACAGCCCGGTTCTTAACCTGACAATAGAGGACAACCTGGGCCGCGGTCAGGAATTGGTGGGCTTCGAGCCATTCAAACCCGGCATCTCCGAAGACAAAGGAAGCTTCTTTAACTTCAGCATTCCCAGTGTTGTTTCGTCAAACGGCGTTGCGGCAATATCAGTTGCCTCACCGACAGCAGGTAGGCTCGATATATTTGACGCCTCCGGACGTCTTGTAAAGAATCTTTACAACGGACATCTCTCTGCAGGTGCTAACATCCTCCCCTTCTCAGTTGATAACCTGGCTACGGGAACATATTTCATCAAACTGAACGCGGGCGAGCGCTCAACGATAAAGAAACTTGTAGTGGTTCGCTGA
- the hprK gene encoding HPr(Ser) kinase/phosphatase, translating into MSDSKHISVSELFDERRHDLRLGVIAGKDGMEANLIKSMDIHRPGLALAGFTGEFPADRLQVLGATELAFLETLDSKARRAAVRNMAELGPPCLVVTNDQEPPEEIIEELDKSKIPLLVSRLSSNDFISAVSDYLELRLAPETHTHGTLVDVYGVGLLIVGESGIGKSETALDLVERGHRLVADDLIRIRRRRSLLIGEGAEQRPAFQHHMEIRGLGIINLYSIFGIRSIRLQKRIEVIVELKRWEKGMAVDRLGLERETREILGVNIPLLTLPVLPGRNIAMICEVIAMNHLVVLRGYHPMQLFDSELKKLLRRKIKTAKEVEEDDE; encoded by the coding sequence ATGAGCGATTCCAAGCACATTTCCGTATCGGAGCTCTTCGATGAACGCAGGCATGACCTGCGGCTGGGGGTGATTGCAGGCAAGGACGGAATGGAGGCAAATTTAATAAAATCAATGGATATACACAGGCCGGGACTCGCCCTTGCAGGTTTTACCGGCGAGTTCCCGGCCGACAGGCTTCAGGTCCTTGGCGCGACTGAACTGGCTTTTCTTGAAACACTGGATTCTAAAGCAAGAAGAGCGGCTGTAAGGAACATGGCGGAACTCGGTCCGCCGTGTCTGGTCGTGACTAACGATCAGGAACCCCCTGAAGAGATTATTGAGGAACTTGATAAATCGAAGATACCTCTGCTTGTCTCAAGGCTTTCGAGCAACGACTTCATAAGCGCGGTCTCGGATTATCTCGAGCTTCGGCTTGCGCCTGAGACGCACACGCACGGGACGCTGGTAGATGTCTACGGGGTAGGTCTTCTGATTGTGGGCGAATCCGGCATAGGCAAGAGCGAAACGGCTCTTGACCTGGTCGAGCGCGGACACAGACTGGTGGCGGACGATTTGATAAGGATCCGCAGACGCAGAAGCCTTCTCATAGGCGAGGGAGCTGAGCAGCGCCCGGCCTTTCAGCATCATATGGAGATACGCGGACTCGGAATAATCAATCTCTACTCCATATTCGGCATTCGCTCGATAAGGCTTCAGAAAAGGATTGAGGTGATAGTCGAGCTTAAACGCTGGGAGAAGGGGATGGCTGTAGACAGGCTGGGTCTGGAAAGAGAAACGAGGGAGATTCTTGGTGTCAACATACCGTTGCTGACCCTGCCTGTGCTTCCGGGCCGCAACATAGCTATGATATGCGAGGTGATAGCCATGAACCACCTGGTCGTTCTTAGAGGCTATCATCCTATGCAGCTTTTCGACAGCGAACTCAAGAAACTTTTGAGACGCAAGATAAAAACGGCAAAGGAGGTCGAGGAGGACGATGAATAG